Proteins from a genomic interval of Zingiber officinale cultivar Zhangliang chromosome 2A, Zo_v1.1, whole genome shotgun sequence:
- the LOC122042885 gene encoding probable disease resistance protein At1g61300, translated as MAFIKLNFNVDVHKCLSGLKATLGLGRPKSSIDKLEREMERLRAKRDDIRNQIVDAERDGKLPTNEVNRWLDEVEELEGKVTSINQDFRSMSCFSCNCFNQTGGTTNQTRQVGDQVPIRESSNCYSINRRAAEKLNEANELMSRTNALDPIAITTIPSRIGSDIQETMARLRAKRDDIKNQINQAEREGKIPTNEVGQWLLEVEKLDGQVATINQIPIRESPWKYSIIQRVAKKHNEVNELMIRADVLDPIVTVGPPKPIVTLPILYRSHVGIGSYVEEIVGYIDGGKDNIIGIHGMGGVGKTTVLKSIQHHYLLKHTIFDPVIWVVASKDCQLKRLQMDIAKSLGLKTLQESDDEQTCSDKLFSYLKNKKCLLFLDDIWEHLDLQLLGMAHSATDQGQQQQQRKVVVFTTRNQIVCAQMEAEKKIKIECLNPAQAWQLFVKNFKSDAPFSDAGIHFVAQELVKECAGLPLALITVARAMLGKKSRDVWNHALHQIRNKHQWTTIGLSEDSNVMYKAFKLSYDSLEDDSTRECLLCCALWPEDHDIHIFEELIPCWIGCGIIHYDNVFKRYSISDAFQEGCWHLEALINASLLEHSSRRPDYYEAQHVKMHDVIRDMTLLTLKENKRKWIVKAGIGLRHLPRQEEWQEAERASFMDNEITSLQDYGASTFPKLSMLNLHSNHLSEIHPMLFTNMPLLTYLNLSLNLGIEELPKEIGCLTELQYLNLSETSITNLPAEFGRLGKLKYLLLRDTKLETVPNGTISNLSTLRWLDIREIYPSHEWWWDELEHFRGRSKYLSLGITINPDKLKRLETLPNNVSVWSLTVRGLGSSKLPEYNLGTLQWNNKVRYLVESLEISDVPGHELTMPGDWNRILEFYCLKTLCFRTLEQLENIRFNPVEYEFNNLRDLYICGCNKLKDVSCVLDLRYLNLLDIKNCEEIEELISNVGNSNSISRIRMLSLNGMRNLHRFAHQPFQFPALEYIRVLYCPRLKKLPFEAKMLKKIEGEEEWWNNWNWDEESNDFSTPCFRLKEIEGEKDWWNNLDWDDESIKDSLTPYFREVFY; from the exons ATGGCGTTCATCAAATTAAATTTCAACGTAGACGTCCACAAGTGCCTAAGCGGGCTCAAGGCGACGCTGGGACTGGGCAGGCCGAAATCTAGCATCGATAAATTGGAAAGGGAAATGGAAAGATTGAGGGCCAAAAGGGACGACATCAGGAACCAGATCGTCGACGCGGAGCGCGACGGGAAGCTTCCGACCAACGAAGTGAACCGGTGGCTCGATGAGGTGGAGGAATTGGAAGGCAAAGTGACATCTATCAACCAGGATTTCCGAAGCATGA GTTGCTTCAGTTGCAATTGCTTCAATCAAACTGGCGGCACGACGAATCAAACACGGCAAGTAGGAGATCAGGTCCCTATCAGAGAGTCATCAAACTGCTACTCCATCAATCGAAGAGCAGCGGAGAAGCTCAACGAGGCTAATGAATTGATGAGCCGAACTAATGCACTGGATCCGATTGCCATTACCACAATTCCTAGCAGGATAGGATCTGACATCCAAGAGACAATGGCAAGATTGAGAGCCAAAAGGGACGACATTAAGAACCAGATCAACCAGGCGGAGCGCGAGGGGAAAATTCCAACCAACGAAGTGGGCCAGTGGCTACTGGAGGTGGAGAAATTGGATGGCCAAGTGGCTACTATCAACCAGATCCCTATCAGAGAGTCGCCATGGAAGTACTCCATCATCCAAAGAGTGGCGAAGAAGCACAACGAGGTTAATGAATTGATGATCCGAGCTGATGTACTGGATCCGATTGTTACAGTGGGGCCTCCAAAACCTATCGTGACGCTTCCCATCTTATACCGATCACATGTTGGGATTGGATCGTATGTGGAGGAAATTGTGGGCTACATCGATGGTGGAAAAGACAACATCATAGGCATCCACGGAATGGGTGGTGTCGGTAAGACCACCGTATTGAAGAGCATCCAGCATCATTATCTTCTTAAGCATACCATATTTGATCCTGTCATTTGGGTTGTGGCCTCCAAAGACTGCCAATTGAAAAGGCTCCAGATGGATATTGCTAAGAGTCTAGGACTGAAGACACTGCAGGAGAGTGACGATGAACAAACTTGTAGTGATAAACTATTTAGCTACTTGAAGAACAAGAAGTGCTTGTTGTTTCTTGATGACATTTGGGAACATCTGGATCTTCAACTGTTGGGGATGGCTCATTCGGCTACTGATCAAGGCCAGCAACAGCAGCAGCGTAAAGTCGTGGTATTCACAACCCGCAACCAGATAGTGTGCGCGCAAATGGAAGCAGAAAAGAAGATCAAAATCGAATGCCTGAATCCAGCGCAAGCATGGCAACTCTTTGTTAAGAACTTCAAGAGTGATGCTCCCTTCTCAGATGCAGGAATCCATTTTGTTGCTCAAGAACTTGTTAAAGAATGTGCAGGTCTTCCGCTCGCTCTTATCACCGTTGCCCGAGCCATGTTAGGGAAAAAGTCTCGAGATGTTTGGAACCACGCTCTCCATCAAATAAGGAATAAACATCAGTGGACAACCATCGGTCTGTCAGAAGATTCAAATGTAATGTATAAAGCCTTCAAACTAAGCTATGATAGTTTAGAAGATGATTCTACAAGAGAGTGCCTTTTGTGTTGTGCTTTGTGGCCTGAAGATCACGACATCCACATATTTGAGGAGTTGATACCGTGTTGGATAGGTTGTGGCATAATCCATTACGATAATGTGTTCAAACGTTATTCTATCAGTGATGCTTTCCAAGAAGGATGCTGGCATTTGGAAGCTCTCATTAATGCATCCTTGCTAGAGCACTCCTCTAGACGACCGGATTATTACGAGGCTCAACATGTAAAGATGCATGACGTTATCCGAGACATGACACTATTGACGTTGAAGGAGAATAAAAGGAAATGGATTGTAAAAGCTGGAATTGGGTTGCGCCATTTGCCTAGACAGGAGGAATGGCAGGAGGCAGAGCGAGCATCATTCATGGACAATGAGATTACTTCTTTACAAGACTATGGAGCTTCTACTTTTCCAAAACTTTCCATGTTGAATCTCCATAGTAACCATCTGTCGGAGATTCATCCGATGTTGTTCACAAACATGCCTCTTTTAACATACTTGAATCTCTCTCTCAATTTAGGTATTGAAGAGCTTCCAAAGGAGATTGGTTGTTTAACTGAGCTTCAATATTTAAACTTGTCCGAAACTAGTATTACCAATCTGCCTGCCGAGTTTGGTCGCTTGGGAAAATTAAAGTACTTGCTTCTAAGAGATACTAAGCTTGAGACCGTACCCAATGGGACAATATCCAATTTATCAACGCTCAGGTGGCTGGATATAAGAGAAATTTATCCTTCACATGAGTGGTGGTGGGATGAGTTGGAACATTTCAGAGGACGCTCCAAATATTTAAGTCTGGGAATTACCATTAATCCAGATAAGCTCAAAAGACTAGAGACGTTACCAAATAATGTCTCCGTATGGAGCCTCACTGTGAGAGGTCTGGGAAGTTCAAAATTACCAGAGTACAATCTGGGCACTTTACAATGGAATAACAAGGTACGTTACTTGGTCGAGAGTCTAGAAATTTCAGATGTCCCGGGACACGAATTAACAATGCCTGGAGACTGGAATCGGATATTAGAATTCTATTGTTTGAAGACTCTCTGTTTTAGAACACTAGAACAATTGGAAAATATTAGGTTTAATCCAGTTGAGTATGAGTTCAACAACCTTCGTGACCTATACATTTGTGGTTGCAACAAGTTGAAGGATGTTTCTTGTGTTCTCGATCTGCGATATCTTAATCTTCTAGATATAAAAAATTGTGAGGAAATAGAGGAACTAATAAGTAATGTTGGGAACTCCAATTCTATATCTCGCATCAGGATGTTGAGTTTGAATGGAATGAGAAACCTGCATCGCTTTGCACACCAACCATTCCAGTTTCCTGCCTTGGAATATATACGTGTGCTTTATTGCCCAAGGCTCAAAAAATTACCATTTGAGGCTAAAATGTTGAAAAAGATTGAAGGTGAAGAAGAATGGTGGAACAACTGGAATTGGGATGAAGAGAGCAACGATTTCTCCACCCCTTGTTTTAG ATTAAAAGAGATTGAAGGTGAAAAAGATTGGTGGAACAACTTGGATTGGGATGACGAGAGCATCAAGGATTCCCTCACCCCTTATTTTAG GGAAGTGTTTTACTAG
- the LOC122040206 gene encoding uncharacterized protein LOC122040206, with translation MDIGGTMKSHRRTSSMIQFPSSRSGPTRLSRINQDSMDELLPTEARELERPLAARKLPSWKKNLVTEARPDDAADEMLVRSSAEGLVEYDGDLLLDMVHNLQHNMKQSLSECPRGRLYERYEQLRDEKLMQQWESIEWVRKKDAMETMEDMLEDIKAEMKIQFGYLADKSNSATTGPRCPRKQRSFSIGSGLELREKHLVDNFLRHAQNFEEVPIDDSSKSYDSRRVLSVNSSKGLLSSTRPPCQPSKTSSRLTKQRNNSEHSSMQRSVESSYLRKENMKPLETVRKVTSQLDSSTFDRSKSSTAGMDVLKDQKQSRFRHMRNSSSASFFELKELAPVNSDSPSLPISSFQEDQCTNTASKMMQARSEPKPFLRRGSGIGPGVGASIVKLRASKASEFGDVKSVDERGVSFGFTSNSAEISKTNVHEASDMDALAASPRGKPSASNTHHLHLMREADAARVRKKWGTVEKPNFATDSDQPMKDVAKMFKKLLKFGSKNKATDKRMTDSLSTSISSEGGDDAENVSDKGKQSLGELTKSRKLYAPCYNAALHDDRIFSEQVPGSFISFPSFNGRGTEVKA, from the exons ATGGACATCGGCGGAACCATGAAGTCACATCGCCGTACCTCCTCCATGATCCAATTCCCCTCCTCGCGCTCTGGGCCTACGCGTCTATCCAGGATCAACCAGGATTCCATGGATGAGCTACTACCGACCGAGGCCCGCGAGCTCGAGAGGCCGCTCGCCGCTCGAAAGTTACCGTCTTGGAAGAAAAATCTAGTCACGGAAGCGCGACCGGACGATGCGGCCGACGAAATGCTAGTTCGGTCTTCCGCGGAAGGTTTGGTGGAATACGACGGCGATTTGCTTCTCGATATGGTGCATAATCTGCAGCACAACATGAAACAGAGTCTTTCAGAGTGTCCAAGAGGACGGCTTTACGAGAGATACGAGCAGTTGCGGGATGAGAAGCTGATGCAACAGTGGGAATCAATTGAATGGGTTCGGAAGAAAGACGCGATGGAGACGATGGAAGATATGCTGGAGGATATCAAGGCAGAGATGAAGATTCAGTTTGGATATCTTGCTGATAAGAGCAATTCAGCCACTACCGGCCCTCGCTGCCCGAGGAAGCAGAGGTCTTTTAGTATTGGTTCAGGATTAGAATTGAGAGAAAAG CATCTTGTGGACAATTTTCTTCGTCATGCTCAGAATTTTGAGGAGGTTCCTATAGATGATTCTTCTAAAAGCTATGACTCAAGGAGAGTACTGTCTGTCAACTCTAGCAAGGGTCTGCTTTCCTCAACAAGGCCTCCTTGTCAACCTTCCAAAACTAGCTCTAGACTTACAAAGCAAAGGAACAATTCTGAGCATTCTTCGATGCAAAGGTCTGTTGAATCATCTTACTTGAGGAAGGAAAACATGAAGCCTCTGGAAACAGTTAGAAAAGTGACCTCTCAATTAGACTCTAGCACATTTGATCGAAGCAAGAGCAGCACTGCAGGTATGGATGTTTTAAAGGATCAAAAGCAGTCAAGGTTTCGTCACATGAGAAACAGCAGCTCAGCGAGTTTCTTCGAGTTGAAAGAACTAGCACCAGTAAATTCTGACAGTCCCAGCCTTCCAATTTCAAGCTTTCAAGAGGATCAATGTACGAACACGGCCTCCAAAATGATGCAAGCTAGGAGTGAGCCCAAACCATTCCTCAGGCGAGGCAGTGGCATAGGTCCTGGTGTTGGCGCTTCTATTGTCAAATTGAGAGCTTCCAAAGCTTCAGAGTTCGGTGACGTTAAATCTGTAGATGAACGTGGCGTGTCATTTGGTTTTACTTCCAACTCCGCAGAAATATCAAAAACTAATGTGCACGAAGCATCGGATATGGACGCCTTAGCAGCATCACCAAGAGGCAAGCCATCTGCCAGTAATACCCACCACCTTCACCTAATGAGGGAAGCTGATGCTGCTCGAGTAAGGAAGAAATGGGGAACTGTCGAAAAACCCAACTTCGCTACAGATTCTGATCAACCAATGAAGGATGTCGCAAAGATGTTCAAGAAATTGTTAAAATTTGGCAGCAAAAACAAAGCCACCGATAAGAGAATGACTGATTCGTTATCTACTTCAATATCGTCCGAAGGCGGTGATGATGCAGAAAATGTTTCTGACAAGGGAAAACAATCATTAGGTGAGCTGACAAAATCGAGGAAGCTCTACGCGCCCTGTTATAATGCTGCCTTGCACGACGACAGGATCTTCTCTGAACAAG tGCCAGgttcttttatttctttcccATCATTCAACGGCAGAGGTACTGAAGTAAAAGCTTAG